A DNA window from Hydrogenophaga taeniospiralis contains the following coding sequences:
- a CDS encoding GTP-binding protein, which yields MECSVLFMGPVGAGKTMAVQTLSDIDVLGTDERATDETAAYKQNTTVCMDAGVLELGSGDKVRLIGAPGQDRFDFMWDILLQQARAVILLLDHSRASRLDDLDHFMDRLGERLEGRKLPLAVGITHVDLHPEAPLNIYRRRLRERDDRFPACVVPVLPVDGREKKDLQTLVLTVAAMLEMVHRYG from the coding sequence ATGGAGTGCTCCGTTCTGTTCATGGGCCCGGTGGGCGCCGGCAAGACCATGGCCGTGCAGACCCTGTCGGACATCGACGTGCTCGGCACGGACGAACGTGCCACCGACGAGACCGCCGCCTACAAGCAGAACACCACCGTCTGCATGGACGCGGGGGTGCTGGAGCTGGGGTCCGGCGACAAGGTGCGGCTGATCGGGGCCCCTGGCCAGGACCGCTTCGACTTCATGTGGGACATCCTGCTGCAACAGGCCCGGGCCGTCATCCTGCTGCTGGACCACAGCCGCGCGAGCCGGCTGGACGATCTCGACCATTTCATGGACCGCCTGGGCGAGCGCCTGGAGGGCCGCAAGCTGCCCCTGGCCGTGGGCATCACGCACGTCGACCTGCACCCCGAGGCGCCGCTGAACATCTACCGCAGGCGCTTGCGCGAGCGCGATGACCGCTTCCCCGCCTGCGTGGTGCCGGTGCTTCCGGTCGATGGGCGCGAGAAAAAGGACCTTCAGACGCTGGTGCTCACCGTCGCGGCCATGCTGGAGATGGTGCACCGCTATGGTTGA
- a CDS encoding roadblock/LC7 domain-containing protein, protein MNTPLTHEILASRARGVLRGLHTNLAEVEASAVVTRDGFTVASLLSTGTDPDRFGAMCASLLALAARASKEVDRGNLRQIILDGQQGPLLLTHGGDSAVLAVAATPRANLGRLILETRRVATDLASLWTQT, encoded by the coding sequence ATGAACACCCCGTTGACCCATGAAATCCTGGCCAGTCGGGCCCGGGGCGTCCTGCGCGGTCTCCACACGAACCTCGCCGAGGTGGAGGCTTCGGCGGTGGTGACCCGCGACGGCTTCACCGTCGCCTCGTTGCTGTCCACGGGCACCGACCCGGACCGCTTCGGCGCCATGTGCGCGTCGCTGCTGGCGCTGGCGGCCCGGGCCAGCAAGGAAGTGGACCGCGGCAATCTGCGCCAGATCATTCTGGACGGCCAGCAAGGCCCGCTGCTGCTGACCCACGGGGGCGACTCGGCGGTGCTGGCCGTGGCGGCCACGCCCCGGGCCAACCTCGGGCGCCTGATTCTGGAGACGCGCCGGGTGGCGACCGATCTGGCCTCCCTCTGGACGCAGACCTGA
- a CDS encoding 2Fe-2S iron-sulfur cluster-binding protein: MHPIQYQGQPLRCRDNESLLDAFVRTGVAIDFSCKSGVCRRCLVKVVDGAAPAEAARSLPPHLQSAGYVLACQCKPAGPLSLAPKSPADMLTPCMLVRREHGADGSSILWFETATELAFTAGQSAQVFDGPFPAPIHVRLSGRDDAQGLIQAEVAHDVLPQAAFSDDALFGADFQLRGPFPVEPEGEAPLPAPDLALWHLLDHGRLVRRVLEAFYRKVYADPLLQPFFERVSMERVIGKQYAFLMQCMTGDKVYIGERPKNAHHWMVIPDTLFEHRQRLMAQAQRELGLTPEQMAGWARYEEHFRADIVKHAPWPRRMGGQVVETERYDSVTLDEGTVCDHCGAEIAAGSTVRFHVRLGQVGCPSCERG; encoded by the coding sequence ATGCACCCGATCCAGTACCAGGGGCAGCCTCTTCGCTGCCGCGACAACGAGAGCCTGCTGGACGCGTTCGTGCGCACCGGCGTCGCGATCGACTTCTCGTGCAAGAGCGGCGTCTGCCGCCGCTGCCTGGTCAAGGTGGTGGACGGGGCGGCGCCGGCCGAGGCCGCCCGTTCACTGCCCCCACACCTCCAGTCGGCGGGCTATGTGCTGGCCTGCCAGTGCAAGCCCGCCGGCCCCCTGAGCCTGGCGCCGAAGTCGCCCGCGGACATGCTGACGCCGTGCATGCTGGTGCGGCGTGAACATGGGGCGGACGGTTCGTCCATCCTCTGGTTCGAGACCGCCACGGAACTGGCCTTCACCGCGGGTCAATCGGCCCAGGTGTTCGACGGCCCGTTCCCGGCACCAATCCACGTCCGCCTGAGCGGGCGGGACGATGCGCAAGGCCTGATCCAGGCCGAGGTGGCGCACGACGTGCTGCCGCAGGCCGCTTTTTCCGACGACGCGCTGTTCGGCGCCGATTTCCAGCTGCGCGGGCCGTTCCCGGTGGAACCCGAAGGCGAAGCCCCGCTGCCCGCCCCCGATCTGGCGCTGTGGCATCTGCTGGACCACGGCCGGCTGGTGCGCCGGGTGCTGGAGGCCTTCTACCGGAAGGTCTACGCCGACCCCCTGCTCCAGCCCTTCTTCGAGCGGGTCTCGATGGAGCGGGTCATTGGCAAGCAGTATGCGTTTCTCATGCAGTGCATGACAGGCGACAAGGTCTACATCGGCGAACGCCCGAAAAATGCCCACCACTGGATGGTCATCCCAGACACGCTGTTCGAGCACCGCCAGCGCCTGATGGCCCAGGCGCAACGCGAGCTGGGCCTGACGCCGGAGCAGATGGCCGGCTGGGCCCGCTACGAGGAACACTTCCGCGCCGACATCGTCAAGCACGCGCCCTGGCCCCGGCGCATGGGCGGGCAAGTCGTCGAAACCGAGCGCTACGACAGCGTCACCCTGGACGAGGGCACCGTCTGCGACCACTGCGGCGCCGAGATCGCCGCGGGCAGCACCGTGCGTTTCCACGTCCGGCTCGGGCAGGTCGGCTGCCCGAGCTGCGAGCGCGGCTGA
- the lplT gene encoding lysophospholipid transporter LplT gives MKRGFYTIMTAQFFSSLADNALFVAAIELLRNRHAPEWQSAALVPLFALFYVVLAPFVGAFADARPKGQVMFISNAIKVVGCLLMLVGVHPLLAYTLVGLGAAGYSPAKYGILTELLPPSQLVKANGWIEGLTIASIILGVLLGGQLVAPWISSRLLAIDLPMLHTGIHHPAEAAIGALMVVYALAAWFNTRIPLTGVTPRAMPRNPLALLPDFWRCNSRLWRDHLGQISLSTTTLFWGVSGNLRYIVLAWAGAALGYSTTQASSLVGVVALGTAVGAVVASLRMRLDQATRVMPLGITMGALVILMNFIDNVWVAAPFLVLLGGLGGFLVVPMNALLQHRGHNLMGAGRSIAVQNFNEQACILILGALYSFSTAAGLSAFAAITIFGLVVAGFMWVIMKWHQHNLRHHPHELERLMEIARRDDLHG, from the coding sequence ATGAAGCGCGGCTTCTACACCATCATGACGGCGCAGTTCTTCAGCTCTCTGGCTGACAACGCGCTGTTCGTGGCCGCCATCGAACTGCTGCGCAACCGGCACGCACCCGAGTGGCAGAGCGCGGCGCTGGTGCCGCTGTTCGCGCTGTTTTATGTGGTGCTGGCCCCGTTCGTGGGGGCCTTCGCCGACGCGCGGCCCAAGGGCCAGGTCATGTTCATCAGCAACGCCATCAAGGTGGTGGGCTGCCTGCTGATGCTGGTGGGTGTGCACCCACTGCTGGCCTACACCCTGGTGGGCCTGGGGGCCGCCGGCTATTCCCCGGCGAAGTACGGCATCCTCACCGAGCTGCTGCCGCCGTCGCAGCTGGTCAAGGCCAACGGCTGGATCGAGGGCCTGACCATCGCCTCCATCATCCTGGGCGTGCTGCTCGGCGGCCAGCTGGTGGCGCCCTGGATTTCCTCGCGCCTGCTCGCGATCGACCTGCCCATGCTGCACACCGGCATCCACCACCCGGCGGAGGCGGCCATCGGCGCGCTCATGGTGGTCTACGCGCTGGCGGCCTGGTTCAACACCCGGATTCCGCTGACCGGCGTGACGCCGCGCGCCATGCCGCGCAACCCGCTGGCCCTGCTGCCCGACTTCTGGCGCTGCAACAGCCGGCTCTGGCGCGACCACCTGGGCCAGATCTCGCTGTCCACCACCACGCTGTTCTGGGGGGTCTCGGGCAACCTGCGCTACATCGTGCTGGCCTGGGCCGGCGCGGCGCTGGGCTACAGCACCACGCAGGCGTCCAGCCTGGTGGGCGTGGTGGCGCTGGGCACGGCCGTGGGCGCGGTGGTGGCCTCGCTGCGCATGCGGCTGGACCAGGCCACGCGGGTGATGCCACTGGGCATCACCATGGGCGCGCTGGTGATCCTCATGAACTTCATCGACAACGTCTGGGTGGCCGCGCCGTTCCTGGTGCTGCTGGGCGGCCTGGGCGGTTTCCTGGTGGTGCCGATGAACGCCCTGCTGCAGCACCGGGGCCACAACCTGATGGGCGCGGGCCGCTCGATCGCGGTGCAGAACTTCAACGAGCAGGCCTGCATCCTGATCCTGGGCGCGCTCTACAGCTTCTCCACCGCGGCCGGGCTCTCGGCCTTTGCCGCCATCACCATCTTCGGCCTGGTGGTCGCCGGCTTCATGTGGGTGATCATGAAATGGCACCAACACAACCTGCGCCACCACCCCCACGAGCTGGAGCGCCTGATGGAAATCGCCCGCCGCGACGACCTGCACGGGTAG
- a CDS encoding ATP-binding cassette domain-containing protein, with amino-acid sequence MVEDVPATAPCLRLRGFGLAYNDRVVLRSIDLDVPAHGCTVLLGPAGTGKSSLLRTLAGYNDHNPSLRVWGATLYLGRERTPDHRPALVVQKAQLLVSTVLDNLLSGLPDRSRLTRAQQLDRLRQITGEVQQAWVMDRLHASVLDLSPVQQRVIAILREFLGRPALLMLDEPTTGLSEDDADGLAAFIEHIARQQAILLVLHHLRLTRRLARHVVLIASGETQESAPTERFFDSPQSEATRQFIRTGSCPEFPLAQGSDAPQDEPAVPAQAPSPPTLISAASGPRGFAWLLPGQLAGTPWPGLIRETDDDLDALRHVGVTRLVSLTEQAFPEALATRFGIQCASLPIPDMQAPTLTRAAALCDDIDRWLAAGEVVALHCKAGLGRTGTLLAAYWLWQGNGQRTALESIDRVRRLDATMIQAPSQTAFLSGFADFLGRPPHPPLTTLGNGRFHKNDSPERKFPHEQT; translated from the coding sequence ATGGTTGAGGATGTGCCCGCCACGGCACCCTGCCTGCGTCTTCGCGGCTTCGGCTTGGCCTACAACGACCGCGTGGTCTTGCGCAGCATCGACCTGGACGTGCCCGCCCACGGCTGCACGGTGCTGCTGGGGCCGGCGGGCACGGGCAAGTCGTCGCTGCTGCGCACGCTGGCCGGCTACAACGACCACAACCCCAGCCTGCGGGTCTGGGGCGCCACGCTGTACCTGGGCCGTGAACGGACCCCCGACCACCGGCCCGCGCTGGTGGTTCAAAAGGCCCAGCTGTTGGTGTCCACCGTGCTGGACAACCTGCTGAGCGGCCTGCCCGATCGCTCCCGGCTGACGCGCGCGCAGCAGCTCGACCGCCTGCGACAGATCACCGGGGAGGTGCAGCAGGCCTGGGTCATGGACCGCCTGCACGCCTCGGTGCTCGACCTGAGCCCGGTGCAGCAGCGGGTGATCGCCATCCTGCGCGAGTTCCTGGGCCGGCCGGCCCTGCTGATGCTCGACGAGCCCACCACCGGCCTGAGCGAAGACGATGCCGACGGGCTGGCGGCCTTCATCGAACACATTGCACGCCAGCAGGCCATCCTGCTGGTGCTGCACCACCTGCGGCTGACCCGCCGACTGGCCCGGCATGTGGTGCTCATCGCGAGCGGCGAAACCCAGGAAAGCGCTCCCACCGAGCGCTTTTTCGACAGCCCGCAGAGCGAGGCCACCCGCCAGTTCATCCGCACCGGCTCCTGCCCGGAATTTCCCCTTGCGCAGGGCTCGGACGCCCCCCAGGATGAGCCCGCAGTGCCGGCCCAGGCCCCCAGCCCTCCCACACTGATCAGCGCCGCCAGCGGCCCCCGCGGGTTTGCCTGGCTGCTGCCCGGGCAACTGGCGGGCACGCCATGGCCGGGCCTGATCCGCGAGACCGACGACGATCTGGACGCGCTGCGCCATGTCGGCGTGACCCGGCTGGTGAGCCTGACCGAACAGGCGTTTCCAGAAGCGCTGGCCACGCGCTTCGGCATCCAGTGCGCCAGCCTGCCCATCCCCGACATGCAAGCCCCCACCCTGACCCGCGCGGCCGCCCTGTGCGACGACATCGACCGCTGGCTGGCGGCGGGCGAGGTGGTGGCCCTGCACTGCAAGGCAGGCCTGGGCCGCACAGGCACCCTGCTGGCCGCCTACTGGCTGTGGCAGGGCAATGGCCAGCGCACCGCGCTGGAGAGCATCGACCGCGTCCGCCGCCTGGACGCCACCATGATCCAGGCCCCCTCGCAGACGGCCTTCCTGTCTGGCTTCGCCGACTTTCTCGGTCGGCCACCGCATCCCCCCCTCACGACCTTGGGCAATGGTCGATTCCACAAAAACGATTCCCCTGAAAGGAAATTCCCTCATGAACAAACTTGA
- a CDS encoding glutathione peroxidase produces MSSIYDFEARSIDGQPVSLQQFRGQPMLIVNTASACGFTPQFGGLEQLHQAYGPRGLVVLGFPCNQFGQQDPGSDEEIATFCQRNFGVTFPMMSKIDVNGPEAHPLYQWLSAEAPGLLGSKAIKWNFTKFLVGKDGRVLKRYAPQDAPEKLTKDIEAALL; encoded by the coding sequence ATGTCCAGCATCTACGACTTTGAAGCCCGCTCCATCGACGGCCAGCCGGTCTCGCTGCAACAGTTCAGGGGCCAGCCCATGCTGATCGTCAACACCGCCAGCGCCTGCGGCTTCACGCCGCAGTTCGGCGGCCTGGAGCAGCTGCACCAGGCCTACGGCCCGCGCGGCCTGGTGGTGCTGGGGTTTCCGTGCAACCAGTTCGGCCAGCAGGACCCGGGCAGCGACGAGGAGATCGCCACCTTCTGCCAGCGCAATTTCGGCGTCACCTTTCCCATGATGAGCAAAATCGACGTCAACGGCCCCGAGGCCCATCCGCTCTACCAGTGGCTCAGCGCGGAAGCCCCCGGCCTGCTGGGCAGCAAGGCCATCAAGTGGAACTTCACCAAGTTCCTGGTGGGCAAGGACGGGCGCGTGCTCAAGCGCTACGCGCCGCAGGACGCGCCAGAGAAGCTGACCAAGGACATCGAGGCGGCGCTGCTCTGA